Within the Clostridium scatologenes genome, the region CCTCGGTTATATTTTTCAGTTTTAAAAATCCAGATTTAATAGATTTTTTTTCATTTTCTCCTATTTCTATATTATTTATAAAATCTTTAAGTCTTAAGTCTACACTATCTGCTGAATCATTCATATTTTTTATTAATTGAGAGAGGTTTTCCATGGATGCTGACTGTTCTTGCGCTGATGCAGAAACCTCCTGTGTAAATGCCACTGATTCTTCATTAGCTAAAATAATGCCATTTATTAATTTATTTACCTCATCAGACATTAATGATGTTTTACTAGCTAACTTATGTATTTCATTAATAGCATCATAAGTTGAATTAGTTGACTCTTTGATTTTTGAAAATGAATTCTTAGATTCATCTGCAAAGCTTATATCCTTATTTGTACTTTCTACTTGCTCATTAGCTTCTTTAGTTATTTCTGCTATTTTTAAAGTTATATTATCTATAATTTTTCTTATTTCTTCTGCTGAACTTGAAGATTGTTCCGCTAATTTTTTAACCTCATCTGCTACTACGGCAAACCCTTTTCCATGCTCACCTGCCCTTGCTGCTTCAATAGCTGCATTTAAGGCTAAAAGATTAGTTTGTTCACTTATCTCAGTTACTACCGTAGTAATATTCTTTATTTCATCAGCCTCACTTTGAAGTCTTTCAACATTATTAGCAAGCTTTACACTCACATCTCCAGTGTTTCTAATTTTCGTAATTATTTCATCAAATACTTTAACACTTTCTTTAATTACACTCATCATTTCCTTTGCAACATTTTCAGTATTTTCAGCATGCTCAGCTATAAGTTCAGCATTACTTACCATTTGCTTTGCACTTTCTCCTGTGCTTTCTGCATTTCCTGATTGTAATGAAGCTGATTCACTAATAGCAATTATAGATTTAGTTATTTCATTTGATGATGATAAAGTTTGTTTTGTATTCTTATTTAAATTGCTAGACAACTCTCTAGTTTTTTGAGACATTTCCGCTATCTCACATAAAATTTTTCTAGTATTCCTTACCATAATATTCATACTATCTGCTAGAGTAGACATATATCCCTTTGACTTTAATTTTATTGCTAAATCCCCTTGTGATATCTTGTTTAAATCATATTTTAATTTGTCAATTTTTATAAACATACTGTTTAAAAACATTACAATTATAAATGACAATATCAATGCACATATTAACATGGAAATAAGAACTATAAGCGTATCTTTAGAACTAAATTGAGATATTATAGAACTTACTTCCTCACTATTACTTAATTTAGATAAAAGTATATTTCTAAGTATATTTTGTGAAATATAAGATATTATAAAACCAGTTATTAATAATATAGCTAGGAATAACGTTATAGACAATGATATTATTCTATTTTTCATTACTATTTTCCCTCCTAATTTTATTAATTTAAATTTAAATTAAAGTTCCAATATCTTATCATTAAAAAATAAATATAAATATTTATTTTTTATACTTTTTCCTGTTAACCTTTTAAGCGCATTTTTATAACACTCAATTTGAATCGAATATCTTTCTTTGATCTTATCTAAATCATCTACATAATCTGTTTTATAATCTAAAAGTACTAATTCATCATCTTCTTCAAAATAGCAATCTATTATTCCCTGCAAAAGTACTTTTTCATCTTCATATACATCCCTCGGCAAATCTTTGTAAATCTCAGTGCTATCCAAACTTACAATAAAAGGAACTTCTCTTGAAACTTTTTTTGATTTTATCATTCTTTTTCCTAAATTAGAACTAAAAAAACTTAATATTTTACTTATGTCAATTGAATTGGATTCTTCTTTAGTTATAAATTCCCTATTTACTAAGTCATTTACCTGTTCATATATCTCTTCATAGTTAGAAACTCTCCTCAAATCTATATGCTGCATAACAGTATGCAACAGTGTCCCCTTCTCTGCTGCTGATAACTTTGTTGTTTTCCGAAGAAATACAGGTTTATTTAACTTACTAGAATTAAGTAAAAATGAACTTCCTTCATCTGCTGATAAAAAGTCAAATCTTCTCTTTATCTCTGATACAGAAAATTTTGATGGTATATTGCATGACTCTTTATATTTATACTCCCAATTGAGCCTTCTATTAACTTCATCATAATATACGCTATTTTTATCATTCAAAGCTTCATTTTTTACTATTTTAATTATATTTTCTTTCTCGTCTTCATCACATAAGTCACTTTTTAAATCTTCCTTTTTCCAAAATTCAATATGCCACTTATGCTTATCATCTATTGAAGTTTTGAAATCATGTACACCTCCTATATCTCTTATAACCTTTCCAGATGGATGTTTAGCTACAGCTGGTACTATCCAATCTAAATAGTTTTTAGCATTTATCACTACATATTCAGGTATTTTTCCTTCCTCATATCTTATAGCTTCACACCATTTTTCTGAAGTTTTTTCTAAATCCTTAGCAGTACCTGTTATTATAAGTTTTTCTTTTGCTCTTGTAAGTGCTACATATAATATTCTCATCTCTTCAGATAAGGTTTCAACTTTTATTTTCTTTTTAAGAACCTGTTTAGCAATAGTTGGATAACTAATCCTTCTATCTATATTTACATATTCTGGGCCTAACCCTAATTCACTATGAAATAGTACACTTCTGTTCATATCCATTAAATTAAAATTTTTACCTGTTCCTGAAAGTATAACTACAGGAAATTCTAACCCCTTACTTTTATGCACACTCATAATCCTTACAACATCTTCATTTTCTCCAATAATTTTAGCACTTCCCATATCTCCACTGCTGTTTCTTAGCTTGTTTATGAAATTTATAAAGTTAAATAATCCTTTATAACTTGTGCTTTCATATTGTTTTGCTCTTTGGAATAAAATTCTTAAGTTAGCTTGCCTTTGTTTTCCTCCAGACATAGCTCCAACAAAACCATAGTATCCTGTATCAGTGTAAATGTACCATATAAATTCATCAATAGGCATATATAAAGATTTTTTTCTCCATTTTCTAAGTTTGTTGAGAAAATTGCTTACCTTATCCCTAAGTTCCTTACTTATATGTCTAGTCCTTTCATCTGTATCATCATTTTCTACTATTATTTTTAATATACTAAAGAAATTTATATTTCTGTCTACCATTCTTATATCTATAATTTCTTCTGACGAAAATCCCTCTATCGGTGACCTAAGTATTGATAGTAACGGTATATCTTGAATAGGATTATCAATTATTTGAAAGAGAGAAATCATAGTTCTTATTTCTATATTATCAAAATATCCCGTATTGGTATCCGCAAATACAGGTATAGCAAAATTCTTAAGTTCTTCTACAAAAGTAGGTGCCCAATTTGATGTAGTCCTCAATAATATTACTATATCTTTATAAGTAACATTTCTATACTTTTTCTCGTCCTTATCATACACCTTAAATTTCTCATTATTTATTAAATCTATTATTCTTTTTCCTACTAATCTTGCTTCTATCTGTATATTATCTGGAGTTTCCTCATTAATATTTTCAACTGCAGTACCTTCTGGATTTTGGCTATTTTCTTCATATACATCATTATCTTTTTTATCTAATAAATGAAGTTCTATTTTACTTTCAGTATCCACTACATTTCCTTCTAATTCTGGGAAATCAGCTCCACTTTTTAGCATTTCTCCTTCATCATATTCAAGTTCACCTATATTCACTGACATTATCTGATTAAATACATAATTAACTGCAAAAATTATTTCAGGTCTGCTTCTAAAATTTTTAAAAAGTTTTATTTTCCTCTCATTTCCCTCTCTATTATCTGAATATCTATTATATTTATCTAAAAACAATTCCGGCTTAGCTTGCCTAAACCTATATATGCTTTGTTTTACATCTCCAACCATAAATATGTTTGGTATTTCATTTTTTCTAGAAATAGCATTCATAATTACTTCTTGTACTTCATTACTATCTTGATACTCATCTATAAGTATTTCATCAAACTTTTGTTTATACTCCAATGCTATTTTCGAAGGCGTTATATCTACATTATCTTCTGTATCTATAAGTATATTAAGACAAAAATGCTCAATATCATTAAAATCAACTAATCCTCTTTCTCTTTTTTTAGCTCCATAGATTTCATTAAACTCCATTACTATTTTCCCTAAAGACTTCATTTTAGGATACATTTCTTTTAAGTCCTTACTCATACTACTCATTTTCAAAAAAATATCTTCTGATATTTCAGTAATTTTTTTCTTTACCTCATCTCTTATTTTCTTTGACTTTTCTTTTGCTTCTTTATCAGCATCCTTATTTCTTTTCACAGGAAG harbors:
- a CDS encoding methyl-accepting chemotaxis protein; the protein is MKNRIISLSITLFLAILLITGFIISYISQNILRNILLSKLSNSEEVSSIISQFSSKDTLIVLISMLICALILSFIIVMFLNSMFIKIDKLKYDLNKISQGDLAIKLKSKGYMSTLADSMNIMVRNTRKILCEIAEMSQKTRELSSNLNKNTKQTLSSSNEITKSIIAISESASLQSGNAESTGESAKQMVSNAELIAEHAENTENVAKEMMSVIKESVKVFDEIITKIRNTGDVSVKLANNVERLQSEADEIKNITTVVTEISEQTNLLALNAAIEAARAGEHGKGFAVVADEVKKLAEQSSSSAEEIRKIIDNITLKIAEITKEANEQVESTNKDISFADESKNSFSKIKESTNSTYDAINEIHKLASKTSLMSDEVNKLINGIILANEESVAFTQEVSASAQEQSASMENLSQLIKNMNDSADSVDLRLKDFINNIEIGENEKKSIKSGFLKLKNITEEINSKSLAIDKGSQLLKEKENLYKEFEYIGVMDEKGIMKSASKPISSENNNYSFRPYFKEAMKGNEYYTEPYISNVSFNYCIAIAVPFKNKLGKINGVIMADLIIEK
- the addA gene encoding helicase-exonuclease AddAB subunit AddA; the encoded protein is MDTKWTQEQREAIFTKNCNLLVAAGAGAGKTAVLVERIIQKITDDEDDVDIDKLLVVTFTNAAASEMRERIGDAISKKLEVAPESKNLQKQLMLLNKANIMTIHSFCLQVIKNNFHVIDLDPNFRVCDETESILLKQETIDEIFDDKYEQSDEGFMQLVKCYGGKNDFKVENMILDLYEFAKSNPWPEKWISTMVEQFNVEESFNFEKSSWFPVILDYMIVELQGCKSKIEKAIEIVENAQGIDYYLEPMKKDLENINNIVQCRNLEELKYQFDNLQFEKLPVKRNKDADKEAKEKSKKIRDEVKKKITEISEDIFLKMSSMSKDLKEMYPKMKSLGKIVMEFNEIYGAKKRERGLVDFNDIEHFCLNILIDTEDNVDITPSKIALEYKQKFDEILIDEYQDSNEVQEVIMNAISRKNEIPNIFMVGDVKQSIYRFRQAKPELFLDKYNRYSDNREGNERKIKLFKNFRSRPEIIFAVNYVFNQIMSVNIGELEYDEGEMLKSGADFPELEGNVVDTESKIELHLLDKKDNDVYEENSQNPEGTAVENINEETPDNIQIEARLVGKRIIDLINNEKFKVYDKDEKKYRNVTYKDIVILLRTTSNWAPTFVEELKNFAIPVFADTNTGYFDNIEIRTMISLFQIIDNPIQDIPLLSILRSPIEGFSSEEIIDIRMVDRNINFFSILKIIVENDDTDERTRHISKELRDKVSNFLNKLRKWRKKSLYMPIDEFIWYIYTDTGYYGFVGAMSGGKQRQANLRILFQRAKQYESTSYKGLFNFINFINKLRNSSGDMGSAKIIGENEDVVRIMSVHKSKGLEFPVVILSGTGKNFNLMDMNRSVLFHSELGLGPEYVNIDRRISYPTIAKQVLKKKIKVETLSEEMRILYVALTRAKEKLIITGTAKDLEKTSEKWCEAIRYEEGKIPEYVVINAKNYLDWIVPAVAKHPSGKVIRDIGGVHDFKTSIDDKHKWHIEFWKKEDLKSDLCDEDEKENIIKIVKNEALNDKNSVYYDEVNRRLNWEYKYKESCNIPSKFSVSEIKRRFDFLSADEGSSFLLNSSKLNKPVFLRKTTKLSAAEKGTLLHTVMQHIDLRRVSNYEEIYEQVNDLVNREFITKEESNSIDISKILSFFSSNLGKRMIKSKKVSREVPFIVSLDSTEIYKDLPRDVYEDEKVLLQGIIDCYFEEDDELVLLDYKTDYVDDLDKIKERYSIQIECYKNALKRLTGKSIKNKYLYLFFNDKILEL